From a single Anoplolepis gracilipes chromosome 3, ASM4749672v1, whole genome shotgun sequence genomic region:
- the LOC140663339 gene encoding WD repeat-containing protein 46, with amino-acid sequence MKRLADRNYQGKRLIDKKFLKKVPIDKQILAKYSKGPGLDFKRKTSAIKNKVVRKKLQRKEQIIEEQVEASARAELLLTETHGYLEADDGETTTEYRQKQIADNVDITSATKRFKLDLQFGPYCFRYTRNGRHLLLGGKQGHVAAFDWVTKKLACEINVMESVHDVTWLHLETMFAVAQKDWVYIYDNQGIELHCLKRMNGVTRLEFLPYHFLLASGSKDGHMAWLDVSIGKLVARYNSHLGRISVMTQNPSNAVLCVGDSKGIVSMWSPNSTKPLAKMLCHHQSIMTCAIHPYGTYMATSCVDKSVKIWDVRQLTGPVSHIHLFSPAHRMSYSQRGLLALSMGNVVEVFRETSGDFKPYLRHKTARNVGCVKFCPYEDVLGISTANEFSSLLVPGSAEANYDAHEINPFQTKNQRREAEVKALLEKIQPELITLDSTEILEVDVPSYKEKMESKKKLLYVKPKPINFEPRRTKAKGKGGTAKIIKTKKILKELSRREMVETFRETHKEVMSKKTDNQNKDYGVLNRFLSKK; translated from the exons atgaAGAGATTAG cTGATAGGAATTATCAAGGAAAGAGgctaattgataaaaaatttcttaaaaaggTACCAAttgataaacaaatattagcaaaatattctAAAGGTCCTGGACTtgatttcaaaagaaaaacaagtgcgattaaaaataaagttgttaGGAAGAAACTACAACGAAAAGAACAAATTATAGAAGAACAAGTAGAAGCTTCTGCTCGAGCGGAATTACTACTGACAGAAACACATGGCTACTTAGAAGCTGATGATGGAGAAACTACTACTGAATATCGGCAAAAGCAAATTGCAGACAATGTGGATATAACAAGCGCAACCAAACGATTCAAATTGGACTTACAATTTGGCCCATATTGTTTTAGATATACCAGAAATGGCAGACATCTACTTTTAGGTGGAAAACAAGGTCATGTAGCAGCTTTTGACTGGGTAACAAAGAAGCTGGCTTGTGAAATTAATGTGATGGAATCTGTACATGATGTTACATGGCTTCATTTAGAAACTATGTTTGCTGTAGCGCAAAAAGATTGggtttatatatatgacaatcAGGGAATAGAGTTGCATTGTTTGAAAAGAATGAATGGTGTAACAAGATTGGAATTTTTGCCATATCACTTTTTACTTGCCAGTGGATCAAAAGACGGTCATATGGCTTGGTTGGATGTGTCTATAGGCAAGCTTGTCGCTCGTTATAACTCACATTTGGGGAGAATATCT gTAATGACACAGAATCCAAGTAATGCAGTGTTATGTGTGGGTGATTCGAAAGGAATAGTGTCTATGTGGTCTCCAAACTCTACTAAACCATTAGCAAAAATGCTCTGCCACCATCAGTCAATTATGACATGTGCTATTCATCCATATGGGACTTACATGGCAACCAGTTGTGTTGATAAATCTGTGAAGATATGGGATGTGAGACAGTTGACAGGGCCAGTAAGTCACATACATCTTTTTTCTCCCGCTCATCGTATGTCTTATAGTCAACGTGGTTTGCTCGCACTTAGTATGGGCAATGTGGTAGAAGTTTTCAG ggAAACATCTGGTGATTTTAAGCCATATTTGCGACACAAAACTGCTCGTAATGTAGGTTGTGTGAAATTTTGTCCATATGAAGACGTATTGGGAATTTCTACAGCAAATGAATTTTCGTCTCTCCTAGTGCCAGGAAGTGCGGAAGCAAATTATGATGCACACGAAATTAATCCATTCCAAACCAAAAATCAAAGACGAGAGGCGGAAGTAAAAGCACTTTTGGAAAAAATACAACCAGAATTAATTACTCTCGATTCGACTGAGATACTCGAAGTTGATGTGCCTtcttataaagagaaaatggaatcaaagaaaaaacttTTG TATGTTAAACCAAAACCAATAAACTTTGAACCTCGACGAACGAAAGCTAAGGGTAAAGGCGGCACcgcgaaaataataaaaactaaaaagatACTGAAAGAATTAAGTCGTCGG gaaATGGTTGAAACATTTCGCGAAACACATAAGGAAGTGATGTCGAAAAAGACCGATAATCAAAACAAAGATTATGGTGtattaaatagatttctatcaaaaaaataa